A portion of the Oxynema aestuarii AP17 genome contains these proteins:
- a CDS encoding sensor histidine kinase, translated as MTGVAFLLGLALGMAFWLFDRWWNRKQLSQLLNGLPTDFVEVSMPLLYRLRRAIALTDRERQQFAAQLQIWQQVLQVAPLGYLQVDEENQLLWCNSQAQLLLQIQRWQPGEARLLLKFVRSYELDQLIETTRTQQQPGVRDWVFHPSVQDGSDVAKTRSLTLRGYSWPLPQGQVGVYLENRQPLVNLAQSRDRWISDLAHELKTPLTSIRLVAEALQDRLDPPWRQRVERLFDETERLIKLVQDWLELSQIEGEPAQTLSRKPLELVGLIQSVWQTLEPLAKQKQLSFQYSGLSRVWVKADESRLYRVLLNILDNSIRYSSVGGNIQAVVSFDDRPPTHHPNEIATGNRRFLQIDLIDSGPGFSSTDLPCVFERLYRGDASRSRQRSDPTGSKLHPYAVGAGCGLGLAIAEQIVLAHRGQISAKNHPETGGAWLQIQLPYDDDPQ; from the coding sequence ATGACTGGAGTGGCATTTTTACTAGGTCTGGCTCTCGGAATGGCGTTCTGGTTGTTCGATCGCTGGTGGAATCGCAAGCAGTTATCTCAACTACTCAACGGTTTACCCACCGATTTTGTCGAAGTTTCGATGCCTTTGCTTTACCGCCTCAGACGGGCGATCGCTTTGACCGATCGCGAACGGCAGCAATTTGCCGCACAACTCCAAATCTGGCAACAAGTCTTACAAGTTGCCCCATTAGGATACTTGCAAGTTGACGAAGAAAATCAACTCCTCTGGTGCAATTCCCAAGCTCAATTACTCCTACAGATCCAACGGTGGCAACCGGGGGAAGCCCGGTTATTGCTCAAATTCGTTCGTTCTTACGAACTCGACCAACTCATTGAAACTACCCGAACCCAACAACAACCGGGAGTGCGCGATTGGGTCTTTCATCCCTCCGTGCAAGACGGTTCCGATGTTGCCAAAACCCGATCGCTGACCCTGCGCGGTTACAGTTGGCCTTTACCCCAAGGACAAGTGGGAGTTTATCTCGAAAATCGCCAACCCTTAGTCAACTTGGCTCAAAGTCGCGATCGCTGGATTTCCGATTTAGCTCACGAACTCAAAACCCCATTAACTTCAATTCGATTGGTCGCCGAAGCCTTACAAGACCGTCTCGATCCCCCCTGGCGTCAGCGCGTCGAGCGCTTATTTGACGAAACCGAACGGTTGATCAAATTAGTTCAAGACTGGTTGGAACTGAGCCAGATCGAAGGAGAACCCGCACAGACACTCTCGCGCAAACCTTTAGAATTAGTCGGCTTAATTCAATCGGTTTGGCAAACTTTAGAACCCTTAGCCAAACAAAAACAACTCTCTTTTCAATATTCCGGCTTGAGTCGCGTCTGGGTCAAGGCGGATGAATCGCGACTTTACCGAGTTTTACTCAACATTCTCGATAACAGCATTCGTTATAGTTCCGTTGGCGGCAACATTCAAGCGGTCGTCTCTTTTGACGATCGCCCGCCAACTCACCACCCCAACGAGATCGCCACTGGAAACCGCCGCTTCCTCCAAATCGATTTAATTGATAGCGGACCGGGTTTTTCCAGTACCGATCTCCCTTGCGTATTCGAGCGCTTGTATCGAGGGGACGCCTCGCGATCGCGCCAACGATCGGACCCGACCGGATCGAAGCTGCACCCTTATGCTGTCGGTGCGGGTTGCGGTCTCGGTTTGGCGATCGCCGAACAAATTGTCTTGGCCCATCGCGGTCAAATCTCAGCCAAAAATCACCCGGAGACAGGGGGCGCGTGGTTGCAAATTCAGCTTCCTTACGACGACGACCCCCAATAA
- a CDS encoding response regulator transcription factor, producing the protein MFSLEATKNLSRPELSQGNQVLVVEDEDLIREMLVLALEEEGYDVKTAADGQTALNYFYDAQNGQGEFPFDLIILDLMLPQVNGLDLCRLLRHQGNPVPILILSAKGSETDRVLGLEVGADDYLTKPFSMRELVARCRALLRRQRLNGLSQPPVLEFGQINLYPQECRAIVRGQEVNLSPKEFRLLELFMSYPRRVWSRDQLLDRVWGPDFVGDSKTVDVHIRWLREKLEVDPSQPEYIITVRGFGYRLG; encoded by the coding sequence ATGTTTTCTCTAGAAGCGACCAAAAATCTCTCCAGACCGGAACTGAGCCAGGGGAATCAGGTCTTAGTGGTGGAAGATGAGGATCTGATCCGCGAGATGCTGGTTCTGGCGTTGGAGGAGGAAGGTTATGACGTAAAGACGGCGGCGGACGGACAAACGGCATTGAACTATTTTTATGACGCTCAGAATGGTCAAGGGGAATTTCCTTTCGATCTAATTATTTTGGATTTGATGTTGCCGCAGGTGAATGGCTTGGATTTATGCCGCTTGTTGCGGCATCAGGGCAATCCGGTTCCGATTTTAATTTTAAGTGCGAAGGGGAGCGAAACCGATCGCGTTTTGGGTTTGGAGGTGGGTGCGGATGACTATCTGACCAAGCCGTTTAGCATGAGGGAGTTGGTGGCGCGCTGTCGAGCTTTGTTACGACGCCAACGTTTAAATGGATTGTCGCAGCCTCCGGTTCTGGAGTTCGGACAGATCAATCTATACCCGCAAGAATGCCGGGCGATCGTTCGCGGTCAGGAAGTCAATCTATCGCCAAAGGAATTTCGCTTGCTGGAATTATTTATGAGCTATCCTCGACGAGTCTGGTCGCGAGATCAACTGCTCGATCGCGTGTGGGGGCCGGATTTTGTCGGTGATAGTAAAACCGTAGACGTTCACATTCGCTGGTTGCGAGAAAAATTAGAAGTGGATCCGAGTCAACCGGAGTACATCATTACCGTTCGGGGATTTGGTTATCGTTTGGGCTAA
- the nadC gene encoding carboxylating nicotinate-nucleotide diphosphorylase translates to MAVLPHRLIVDRLLEQWLLEDLGRGDRASQVLLGTEARRSHAARWTVKAAGTIAGLSFARRVFELLDPSIQFQPLVIEGQHCRASEPIAQLTGSADTLLIGERVALNLVMRLSGIATVTRQYADRIADLPTHLVDTRKTTPGLRILEKYASQVGGALNHRMGLDDAVMIKDNHIIAAGGIAKAVTRLRAELPYPLSIEVETETLEQVREALECDVDIIMLDNMPCDRMKEAVTVIRTQNPRIKIEASGNVTLETIRAVAETGVDYISTSAPITRSSWLDISMKLLD, encoded by the coding sequence ATGGCAGTTTTACCGCATCGCTTGATTGTAGATAGGTTGTTAGAACAGTGGTTGTTGGAGGATCTGGGTCGAGGAGATCGTGCGAGTCAGGTCTTGCTGGGGACAGAAGCACGACGATCGCACGCCGCGCGATGGACCGTCAAAGCTGCGGGAACGATCGCCGGACTCTCATTCGCCCGTAGAGTTTTTGAATTGCTCGATCCGTCAATCCAATTTCAACCCCTAGTAATAGAAGGGCAACATTGCCGGGCTTCAGAACCGATCGCCCAACTAACGGGAAGCGCAGATACTTTATTAATCGGCGAGCGAGTGGCCCTCAACTTAGTGATGCGCTTGAGTGGGATCGCAACGGTAACACGACAGTACGCCGATCGCATCGCCGATTTGCCGACCCACTTGGTCGATACGCGCAAAACCACACCCGGATTGAGAATTCTCGAAAAATACGCCTCCCAAGTGGGTGGGGCGCTCAATCACCGCATGGGACTCGACGATGCCGTCATGATCAAAGACAACCATATTATTGCTGCAGGTGGGATCGCCAAAGCCGTCACTCGCCTTCGCGCCGAACTGCCTTATCCCCTGAGTATAGAAGTCGAGACCGAAACCCTCGAACAAGTTCGCGAAGCACTCGAGTGTGACGTTGACATCATCATGCTCGATAACATGCCGTGCGATCGCATGAAAGAAGCCGTGACCGTCATTCGCACTCAAAACCCGCGCATCAAAATCGAAGCCTCCGGGAACGTCACCCTCGAAACCATTCGCGCCGTCGCCGAAACAGGAGTGGACTACATCTCAACCAGTGCCCCCATCACCCGTTCGTCCTGGCTCGACATCAGCATGAAACTGCTCGATTAA
- a CDS encoding WD40 repeat domain-containing protein encodes MLDELYSLIFGTLLFGGRITGSLEADGLGKLSSEYLCQLFVTGRDRALRNPNHGFKKVVLDAAIDALDLAISLHIDRVTPAHQKQIYAWLQRRVNFFKNQNNLPQPSSLNASKNQNKMIFSRAEEIAQLSVREQSQALSSLKKGIEANFYLDALPVQFRYGFEQDWLVCTSLHLGERLRSNNTIYKILEQELQFFSKSPLLADCFQNIQGIQQNFIRLLRYPQKYLCLIQAIDFDVQQLRAEMMYPLDSKSLSGDDVDTARMASSDSGLAQTDTQVDRLLDLLDSPSSPTPDRVRPAAIDISTRTSQPQSSAPKINGNSPENNRSTSSESNRSLPQPISGNSPSPREAIVWKCVNTLTAHSDSVVSITYAQQLAERTQRSSYILVSGSWDKTINLWYLGNNGQVHRSPYTLNNRSASVYSVAISPDRQFLAMGCVDYTVRLWHLSHPQSNRILTGHSVPIYSVAFSPDGRFLASGSGDQTVKLWDVSSGELLETLIGHSGFVYSVAFSPDGKILATGSADKTIKLWQVSTRKLLRTLIGNAAVTSVTFSPDGRTLASASRDETIKLWQLETSTLEAGTRPAPTRTLTGHSAEVLCVAVSPRSPILASGSHDKTIKLWHLGSGQLIGTLTGHFDSVNAVAFSPDGQLLTSASHDKTIKIWRMMR; translated from the coding sequence GTGCTAGACGAACTTTACAGTTTGATTTTTGGAACGTTGCTTTTTGGAGGAAGAATCACCGGATCTCTAGAAGCTGACGGTTTGGGGAAATTGTCGTCCGAATATCTTTGTCAATTGTTTGTTACTGGGCGCGATCGGGCTTTAAGAAATCCCAATCATGGGTTTAAAAAGGTAGTTTTAGATGCGGCGATCGATGCGCTAGATTTAGCCATTTCTCTCCATATCGACCGCGTTACTCCTGCCCATCAAAAACAAATTTATGCTTGGCTACAAAGAAGAGTTAATTTTTTTAAAAATCAGAACAATTTACCTCAACCGAGTAGTTTAAATGCGAGTAAAAATCAAAATAAGATGATTTTTTCTCGGGCTGAAGAAATCGCTCAATTGTCGGTTAGAGAACAAAGTCAAGCTCTGAGTAGTTTAAAAAAAGGGATCGAAGCGAATTTTTATCTCGACGCTCTCCCCGTTCAATTTCGCTACGGATTCGAGCAAGATTGGCTCGTTTGTACGAGCTTGCATTTGGGCGAACGTCTTCGTAGTAATAACACAATTTACAAGATTCTGGAACAAGAACTGCAATTTTTTAGTAAGTCCCCTCTTTTGGCCGATTGTTTTCAAAATATTCAAGGAATTCAACAGAATTTTATCCGCTTATTGAGATATCCTCAAAAGTATTTATGTTTGATTCAGGCGATCGATTTTGACGTTCAACAATTGCGCGCCGAAATGATGTATCCCCTTGACTCAAAATCGCTCAGTGGAGATGATGTAGATACGGCTAGAATGGCTTCTTCCGATAGTGGCTTAGCTCAAACGGATACTCAAGTCGATCGCCTTTTAGATTTACTCGATTCTCCTTCGAGTCCGACTCCCGATCGCGTTCGACCTGCGGCGATCGATATCTCAACTCGAACCAGTCAACCCCAAAGTTCTGCCCCTAAAATTAACGGTAACTCCCCGGAAAATAACCGTTCTACATCGAGCGAATCGAACCGCTCTCTCCCTCAACCTATTTCTGGTAATTCTCCCTCTCCTCGCGAAGCGATCGTTTGGAAATGCGTCAATACATTAACAGCTCATTCCGATTCGGTCGTTTCTATTACTTATGCCCAACAATTGGCGGAACGGACTCAACGCTCTAGTTATATTTTAGTGAGTGGGAGTTGGGATAAAACGATCAATCTTTGGTATCTCGGTAATAACGGTCAAGTCCATCGTTCTCCCTACACTCTCAATAACCGTTCGGCTTCGGTCTATTCCGTGGCTATCAGTCCGGATCGCCAATTTTTAGCGATGGGTTGTGTCGATTACACCGTCCGCCTTTGGCATTTGAGCCATCCACAATCCAATCGGATTTTAACGGGTCATTCGGTGCCGATTTATTCGGTGGCGTTTAGTCCGGACGGTCGGTTTTTGGCGAGTGGTAGTGGCGATCAAACCGTGAAGTTATGGGATGTTAGTAGTGGGGAATTGTTAGAAACGTTAATCGGACATTCGGGTTTTGTTTATTCGGTGGCGTTCAGTCCTGATGGCAAAATTTTGGCGACGGGTAGCGCGGATAAAACGATTAAACTCTGGCAGGTGAGTACGAGGAAGTTATTGCGAACGTTGATTGGAAATGCGGCGGTGACTTCGGTGACGTTCAGTCCGGACGGACGGACGTTGGCAAGTGCCAGCCGGGATGAGACGATCAAGTTGTGGCAGTTGGAAACCAGTACTCTGGAAGCGGGGACTCGACCTGCTCCCACGCGCACGCTGACGGGTCATTCCGCCGAAGTTTTATGTGTGGCGGTCAGTCCGCGATCTCCGATTTTAGCCAGTGGCAGTCATGATAAAACGATTAAACTCTGGCACTTGGGCAGTGGGCAATTGATAGGGACGCTGACGGGTCACTTCGATTCGGTCAATGCGGTGGCGTTCAGTCCGGACGGTCAGCTTTTGACCAGTGCGAGTCACGATAAAACGATTAAGATTTGGCGGATGATGCGCTAA
- the radA gene encoding DNA repair protein RadA has translation MPKQRIQYTCDECGAEFPQWYGKCPSCNIYGTLVEQVVNSGSSAGTRPSLNPDMSWMRTGPRPQPSSSGQPRSAFRLSQIADQMVTRWPSGYSELDRVLGGGIVPGSLVLIGGEPGIGKSTLLLQVANRLSRSRYKILYVSAEESGQQVKLRAQRLGIQPEDPLELDTDDPLELPPASSNELQDILRSEGDELEASVAADSEVEQVQEESSLEIASESPPSDDGEDRRGEGNGHSNFYLLPETDLEEILRELESLKPNLAIIDSIQTIYFPSLTSAPGSVAQVRECTSALMQVAKRENITLLIVGHVTKEGGIAGPRVLEHLVDTVLFFEGDRFASHRLLRSMKNRFGATHEIGVFEMVAQGLEEVTNPSELFLGNREEFVSGSSTIVACEGTRPIVVELQALVSPASFGSPRRATTGVDSNRLVQILAVLEKRVGVPLSKLDTYVSSVGGLSVSEPAADLGVAIAVVASFRDRVVDPHTILLGEVGLGGQVRPISQLELRLREAAKLGFKRAIIPKGQIPPDLGMEIIPVAKVLDAIIEAIPAPLNPSELTSLAPATDELSPIVETPLDDNFEDDFEDDFNDELDDDDPVF, from the coding sequence ATGCCCAAGCAGCGAATTCAGTACACTTGCGACGAATGCGGTGCCGAATTTCCCCAATGGTACGGGAAATGCCCCTCTTGTAACATTTACGGAACCCTCGTAGAGCAAGTGGTCAATTCCGGGAGTAGTGCGGGGACGCGACCGAGTTTGAACCCGGATATGTCTTGGATGCGAACCGGACCGCGCCCTCAACCCTCGTCGTCCGGTCAACCGCGCTCCGCATTTAGGTTATCTCAGATCGCCGACCAAATGGTGACGCGCTGGCCCTCGGGTTATAGCGAACTCGATCGCGTCCTCGGCGGCGGGATCGTACCCGGTTCTCTGGTATTGATTGGCGGCGAACCGGGGATCGGTAAATCGACCTTATTGCTTCAAGTTGCCAATCGCCTATCGCGATCGCGCTATAAAATTTTGTACGTGTCTGCGGAAGAATCCGGTCAGCAGGTTAAATTACGCGCCCAACGCTTGGGAATTCAACCGGAAGATCCCCTCGAACTCGACACCGACGACCCCCTCGAATTGCCCCCCGCGTCGTCGAACGAGTTGCAAGACATCCTCCGTTCCGAGGGAGACGAGTTGGAAGCAAGTGTCGCCGCAGACTCGGAGGTGGAGCAGGTGCAGGAGGAATCGAGCCTCGAAATCGCGTCCGAGTCTCCCCCGTCGGACGACGGTGAGGATCGCCGGGGAGAGGGGAACGGTCACTCGAATTTTTATCTGCTCCCGGAAACGGATTTAGAGGAAATTTTAAGAGAACTGGAATCTTTAAAACCCAATCTCGCCATTATCGATAGTATTCAAACGATTTACTTTCCCTCTCTAACCTCCGCTCCCGGTTCCGTCGCCCAAGTTCGCGAATGTACTTCGGCGTTGATGCAAGTGGCGAAACGGGAAAATATTACGTTATTGATTGTCGGTCACGTCACCAAAGAAGGCGGAATCGCCGGACCGCGCGTTTTGGAACACTTGGTCGATACGGTTTTATTTTTTGAAGGCGATCGCTTTGCGAGTCATCGTCTGTTGCGATCGATGAAAAACCGTTTTGGCGCCACCCACGAAATCGGGGTGTTTGAAATGGTCGCGCAAGGGTTGGAAGAAGTGACCAATCCTTCCGAATTATTTTTGGGGAATCGCGAGGAATTCGTGTCCGGGAGTTCGACGATTGTCGCTTGTGAAGGAACGCGACCGATTGTCGTCGAATTGCAGGCGCTGGTGAGTCCGGCGAGTTTCGGATCGCCGCGACGCGCCACCACTGGGGTCGATAGTAATCGCCTGGTTCAGATTCTGGCGGTGTTGGAGAAACGAGTCGGCGTTCCCCTCTCGAAATTAGATACTTATGTCAGTTCCGTGGGGGGGTTGAGTGTTTCCGAACCTGCGGCGGATTTGGGGGTGGCGATCGCCGTGGTTGCGTCGTTCCGCGATCGTGTCGTCGATCCTCACACTATCTTACTCGGCGAAGTCGGCTTGGGCGGTCAAGTCCGTCCGATCTCCCAACTCGAACTGAGATTGCGCGAAGCCGCTAAACTAGGATTTAAACGCGCCATCATTCCTAAAGGTCAAATCCCTCCCGACCTCGGAATGGAAATTATCCCCGTGGCTAAAGTTCTCGATGCCATTATTGAAGCGATCCCAGCTCCTTTGAATCCTTCGGAGTTGACGAGCTTAGCACCCGCAACGGACGAACTTTCTCCAATCGTCGAAACGCCATTAGATGATAATTTTGAAGATGATTTTGAAGATGATTTTAATGACGAACTAGACGATGACGATCCGGTATTCTAA
- the rpaB gene encoding response regulator transcription factor RpaB has product MENHKEKILVVDDEASIRRILETRLSMIGYDVVTAADGEEALETFRNANPDLVVLDVMMPKLDGYGVCQELRKESDVPIIMLTALGDVADRITGLELGADDYVVKPFSPKELEARIRSVLRRVDKTGNSGIPSSGVIHVNHLRIDTNKRQVYKGDERIRLTGMEFSLLELLVSKSGEPFSRSEILQEVWGYTPERHVDTRVVDVHISRLRAKLEDDPSNPELILTARGTGYLFQRIIEPDEL; this is encoded by the coding sequence TTGGAAAACCATAAAGAAAAAATCTTGGTTGTCGATGACGAAGCGAGTATCCGTCGCATTCTGGAAACTCGACTTTCAATGATTGGCTACGATGTCGTTACGGCAGCAGATGGGGAAGAAGCACTCGAAACCTTCCGCAATGCCAATCCCGATTTAGTGGTTTTGGATGTCATGATGCCGAAATTAGATGGCTATGGCGTCTGTCAGGAGCTGCGAAAAGAATCGGATGTCCCCATCATCATGCTAACAGCCTTGGGCGATGTGGCCGATCGCATTACGGGTCTCGAACTCGGGGCGGATGATTACGTGGTCAAGCCGTTTTCGCCGAAAGAGCTCGAAGCTCGCATCCGGTCGGTGTTGCGGCGTGTAGATAAAACGGGCAATTCCGGGATTCCTAGTTCCGGCGTGATTCATGTCAATCACCTCAGAATCGATACGAATAAACGTCAAGTTTATAAAGGCGACGAACGCATTCGCCTGACGGGAATGGAATTCAGTTTGCTCGAATTGTTGGTGAGCAAATCAGGCGAACCGTTTTCGCGATCGGAAATTTTGCAGGAAGTGTGGGGCTATACGCCGGAAAGACACGTGGATACCCGGGTGGTAGACGTTCATATTTCCCGACTTAGGGCGAAGTTGGAGGACGATCCGAGCAATCCCGAACTGATTTTGACTGCACGGGGAACGGGTTATTTATTTCAACGCATTATCGAACCGGACGAGCTTTAA
- a CDS encoding cofactor assembly of complex C subunit B, protein MAKPDRNEVLRQLPIAIGILGGVLLLVNRYSTGDLTPSQARSDVLGVILSALLILSGLLWQKIQPRSPDAVELLGPQGFELDPDLPNPVKTELAWASHLLLTNTVTRSVVVWDRGRVLLRRGILGPNSEVKPGAIVTRVLEKQKAVYLVALNLYPGRVEFDYLPENTQGLICQPIGDRGVLILGANAPRSYTRQDERWIEGIADKLTATFEEYLLDLDDVSITKT, encoded by the coding sequence ATGGCCAAACCAGATCGAAATGAGGTTTTGCGGCAACTCCCGATCGCGATCGGGATTTTGGGAGGGGTGTTACTCCTGGTCAATCGTTACTCTACAGGCGATTTAACGCCTTCACAAGCTCGTTCGGACGTGCTTGGAGTTATTTTGAGTGCGCTGCTCATTTTAAGCGGTCTGCTGTGGCAAAAAATTCAACCGAGATCGCCCGATGCGGTCGAACTGCTCGGTCCGCAAGGGTTTGAGTTGGATCCCGATTTGCCCAACCCAGTCAAAACCGAACTGGCTTGGGCATCCCACTTGTTACTGACCAATACGGTCACCCGGTCTGTCGTGGTTTGGGACCGGGGTCGCGTGCTGCTGCGGCGCGGTATTTTAGGACCCAATTCAGAGGTCAAACCGGGGGCGATCGTCACTCGGGTGTTAGAAAAGCAAAAAGCCGTTTATTTAGTCGCCCTCAATCTTTATCCGGGACGGGTAGAATTCGACTATTTACCGGAAAATACTCAAGGGTTAATCTGTCAACCGATCGGCGATCGCGGGGTGCTGATTTTAGGCGCCAATGCACCGCGCAGTTATACTCGACAAGACGAACGCTGGATCGAAGGGATTGCCGATAAATTAACGGCTACTTTTGAGGAATATTTACTAGATTTAGACGATGTTTCGATAACAAAAACGTGA
- a CDS encoding DUF456 domain-containing protein, with protein MMILYWVLVGIALLGAIGAVIPGLPGSSLIVGAIGVWALVHGLSGVEWALSIAVLVLVASVGIDFLATYLGAKQAGASKWGQIGAIVGLLLGLFGLLPPILPFGGLFGLLIGPLLGAIIGEYLYCRDLKFAVKAGVAVVVSSLIGNIIQGVLALAAVVFFLVSTWPY; from the coding sequence ATGATGATTCTTTATTGGGTGTTGGTGGGGATCGCCCTGTTGGGCGCGATCGGAGCCGTCATTCCCGGACTGCCCGGTTCGAGTCTGATCGTCGGGGCGATCGGGGTTTGGGCGCTCGTTCACGGTCTGTCTGGGGTCGAGTGGGCGTTGTCGATCGCCGTTCTGGTCTTAGTCGCCAGTGTCGGGATTGATTTTCTCGCCACTTATCTCGGCGCCAAACAGGCGGGAGCGAGCAAGTGGGGTCAAATTGGGGCGATCGTCGGCCTCTTACTCGGTTTATTCGGCTTGCTGCCCCCGATTTTGCCCTTTGGCGGTCTTTTCGGTCTGTTGATCGGTCCGCTCCTCGGCGCGATTATCGGCGAATATCTCTACTGTCGAGATTTGAAGTTTGCCGTCAAAGCGGGAGTCGCCGTGGTGGTCAGCTCTTTAATCGGCAATATCATTCAAGGGGTGTTAGCCCTCGCTGCGGTGGTCTTTTTCTTGGTCAGCACTTGGCCTTACTGA
- a CDS encoding creatininase family protein, producing the protein MLLHLTTWPEVEAYLERSRGIVIPIGSTEQHGPTGVIGTDAMCAEAIARGVGDATEALVAPTINVGMALHHTSFPGTISLRPSTLMLVVRDYLTSLTKAGFTHFFFINGHGGNIATLKATFAETYSAIAELNLPHGDRVRCRLSNWFTCHRVYQLAKELYGSQEGSHATPSEIALTQYLYAEAIKDAPLDPQVASGYPIYGPADFRRHYPDGRMGSNPALARPEHGQKFYELAVKELAEAYREFLQGD; encoded by the coding sequence GTGTTATTACATTTAACGACCTGGCCCGAAGTCGAAGCCTATTTAGAGCGATCGCGCGGCATCGTCATTCCCATCGGTTCGACCGAACAACACGGACCGACGGGGGTAATTGGCACCGACGCCATGTGTGCGGAGGCGATCGCCCGAGGGGTCGGCGACGCCACCGAAGCCCTGGTCGCACCCACCATCAACGTCGGCATGGCCCTGCACCATACCAGCTTTCCCGGTACGATCTCCTTGCGTCCGAGTACCTTAATGCTCGTCGTCCGGGACTATCTGACCAGTTTGACGAAAGCCGGATTTACTCATTTTTTCTTTATTAACGGACATGGGGGCAATATTGCCACCCTCAAGGCCACTTTTGCCGAAACCTATAGCGCGATCGCCGAATTAAACCTACCCCACGGCGATCGCGTTCGCTGTCGTTTGAGCAACTGGTTTACTTGTCATCGGGTTTATCAACTCGCCAAAGAGCTTTACGGCTCTCAAGAAGGCTCCCACGCCACCCCGAGTGAAATCGCACTGACTCAATATCTCTACGCCGAAGCCATCAAAGACGCGCCCCTCGATCCACAAGTGGCCTCGGGGTATCCGATTTACGGTCCGGCAGACTTTCGCCGCCACTATCCTGACGGTCGGATGGGGTCGAACCCGGCTCTGGCCCGACCGGAACACGGCCAAAAGTTTTACGAATTGGCCGTGAAAGAACTAGCAGAGGCTTATCGGGAGTTTCTCCAAGGGGATTAG
- the purB gene encoding adenylosuccinate lyase has product MIERYTLPEMGELWTETYKFKTWLQVEIAVCEAQAELGYIPTAAVEEIKAKAHFDPQRIKEIEAEVRHDVIAFLTSVNEYVGDVGRYIHLGLTSSDMLDTALALQLVASVDVLLEPLEDLIHAIRYQAQQHRSTVTIGRSHGIHAEPMTFGFKLAGWLAEMLRNRERLVRLRSHIAVGKISGAVGTYANIEPRVEAIACQKLGLEPDTASTQVISRDRHAEFVQCLALVAASLERFAVEIRNLQRTDVLEVEEFFAKGQKGSSAMPHKRNPIRSERITGLARVIRGNAMAALENVALWHERDISHSSVERVILPDSCTLTHFMLAEMADLVKNLLVYPENMERNMNVYGGVVFSQRVLLALVEKGVSREDAYRIVQSNAHQAWNRADGDFRALVSADDRVKAHLSAEELDECFNPQHHLKHLDAVYQRLGI; this is encoded by the coding sequence TTGATCGAGCGTTACACCTTGCCCGAAATGGGCGAATTGTGGACAGAAACTTATAAGTTTAAAACCTGGCTACAGGTTGAAATTGCCGTATGTGAAGCTCAAGCCGAACTGGGTTACATTCCGACGGCAGCCGTTGAAGAAATCAAAGCCAAAGCACACTTCGATCCGCAACGGATTAAAGAGATCGAGGCGGAAGTCCGTCACGATGTGATTGCGTTTTTGACGAGCGTCAACGAATATGTCGGCGATGTGGGGCGTTACATTCACTTGGGATTGACCAGCTCGGACATGTTGGATACGGCGTTGGCCCTCCAGTTGGTCGCCAGTGTGGACGTGTTACTCGAACCGTTGGAAGATCTGATTCATGCGATTCGCTACCAAGCGCAGCAACATCGCTCGACGGTGACCATCGGCAGGTCTCACGGCATTCACGCCGAACCGATGACCTTCGGATTTAAGTTGGCTGGATGGCTGGCGGAGATGCTACGCAACCGCGAACGGTTGGTGAGATTGCGATCGCACATTGCCGTCGGTAAAATTTCCGGGGCGGTGGGAACCTATGCCAATATCGAGCCGCGCGTGGAGGCGATCGCCTGCCAAAAACTCGGCCTCGAACCGGATACCGCGTCAACCCAGGTGATCTCGCGCGATCGCCATGCCGAATTCGTGCAGTGCTTGGCTTTGGTCGCCGCTTCCCTCGAACGGTTTGCCGTGGAAATTCGCAACCTCCAGCGCACGGACGTGCTCGAAGTCGAAGAATTCTTTGCCAAGGGACAAAAAGGTTCCTCGGCGATGCCGCACAAGCGCAATCCGATCCGTTCGGAACGGATTACCGGACTGGCGCGGGTGATTCGCGGCAATGCGATGGCGGCGTTAGAAAATGTCGCCTTGTGGCACGAGCGGGATATTTCTCACAGCAGTGTCGAGCGCGTGATTCTCCCGGATTCGTGTACGTTGACCCATTTCATGTTGGCGGAGATGGCGGACTTGGTGAAAAACCTGCTCGTCTATCCCGAAAATATGGAACGGAATATGAACGTTTACGGCGGTGTCGTTTTCAGCCAGCGCGTCTTACTCGCGTTGGTGGAAAAAGGGGTCAGCCGGGAAGATGCCTATCGCATCGTGCAGTCGAACGCCCACCAGGCTTGGAATCGAGCCGATGGCGATTTTCGCGCCTTAGTCTCTGCGGACGATCGCGTGAAAGCGCACCTGAGTGCGGAAGAACTCGACGAGTGCTTTAATCCCCAGCACCATCTCAAACATTTGGACGCCGTTTACCAGCGTTTGGGAATTTAA